The Novosphingobium aromaticivorans DSM 12444 genome segment TCGCCGTTGGCAGGGATCTGGGCCTCTGCCTCGGCGATACGGACGAGCGTTGCGAGCGCCAGTTCGTCGTTGCGGAAGAACAGGTAGCCATCGCCGCCCTGGAAGCTCGCCTCCGCCTCGATGGCGATGCCTGCCCTGGCAAAGCGCCCCCGCGCCCAGCGCGACAGCGGCCAGGTGAGGCGGTCGGCAAAGCCCGAAGGATGGGCGCCGCGCCCCATGGACTCGCCGTGTGTATCGAAGATCAGCGCGGCAACGTCGGTCAGGCCGTTGGCCTTCATCGCTTCGGCAAGCCGGCCCTGGAGGCGTTCGATGGCAAGCGCTGCGGGTAGCTGGCCCATGAAGCGCCCGGCATCGGAAAAGCCGGTCTGGATCGAGACCCGGCCACGGCGGCGCGCATAGGTGCGGTAGGCGTCTTCGGCCAGCAGGGCTTCGAGGAAGCGGCCGCCATGTTCGAGTGCGGTCTCGGTCTCGAACAGGGGCGATACGTCGACCTTGTCCTCGATGCCGAAAAGGCGGGCGAAGTAGAGTGCGGCGAGGACCGTCTGCGGCTGCTCGCATTCGGCGATCAGCATGCGGATCGGCGCGTCGGCATCGATATGCTGGAGCACCTTTGCCATGACCAGGAACTGGCGCATCGCGGTGCTGGTCTCGATGGCGAGCGCGCCGAAGTTGACGCGCAGCGGCTTCACCTCGGCCAGAAGCTCGCGCAGGCGCGAAAGGGCGCCCTTGCTACCGAGATCGAGCGTGCCATCCGGGTCGATCCGGCGGCGCAGCGCATTGTGGAGCTGCGAGGAGTTCACGCGGAAGTGGATCCAGCCGACGCCCAGGCCGTCCGCGCGCATGGCTGCGGCGAGCGTGGCAAGGCCGATGGCCGCATCGCCATCCGCCGTCCTCGCCTCGGCCTCCAGCGACTGAATCAGCGGGGCGAGGCTGAGAAGCTTGGCCGGATCGTCGGCGGTCAGGCGGTTCGCGGCGGCGGCAAGCGCTTCGGGCGTGTCGAGCGGCGAGGAGAACAGCTCGGCCATTTCCGACGAATAGGCCTGCGCGGCGTCGAGCGTGACGAGCAGCGGGTGGCCTTCGTCGATGGCGCGCAGGCTGGCGGCGTAGCTTGCCAGGCGCTGCGCCTTCTCGCGCAGGCGGAAGGCGATGGAGGTGGTCCAGCCGATGTCGGTGCGGCCATCCATGTCATAGCCAACCCAGGTGGCGAAACGGAACGGCAGCGGGCGGAAATCGAGCCAGCGCCCAGGCCAGCGCTGGCGCGCATGGGCAAGCAGCGTGGCGTTGATGCGGTCGCGCGCCGCTGCCGCGCGGGCGATGGCGTTGCAAACCTCGACATGCTCGAATTCGAGCGTGATCTTCGGCCCGCTGGACGGAACCGTGCAGACGGTTGAAGCCTGCGGGTCGTCGGTCAACGCGGCGGTGGCGACAGCGTCGGCCTGCGCGGGGCTGAGCAGGAAGGTGGGATGCGCGGTGAAGACTGCGTGGAGGAGCGGCCTTTCCCAGCGGGCGCGAAACTCCGAAAAGCCCGCTTCCTCGGGATTCAGCGCATCGATCCGCGAAAGGTTTTCCTCTGGCGCGGTGGGCGCGACGAGGCGCTTGAGGCGCACCGCGCGGCTCTGCAGCGCCTCGCACTCCAGTTCGGCGACGAGTCCGTCGAGATCGTCGAGATCCAGGCCCCCGCTCTCGAGCATGCGCGAGAGATCGTGGCTGAGCTGGAATACCGGGTTGAACAGCGGCGTTTCGGCCGTCCGCTCATGGAGTTTCTGCAACCTGGCCTTGAGCTTGGCGACCGTCTTCATGTCCACTGAATTCCCTGTATCCGCTTACTGCCCCAATGCCGAAGCTTCGCGCGCGGCGGCTTCGATTGCTGCTTCATCGGGTTTGCCCTTACCGACAACCCAGCTGCCACCGACGCACAGGACGGGGTCGAAACCCAGCCACTCGGGCGCGGTGGCGGCGGTAATGCCGCCGGTCGGGCAGAAACGGCACTGGTGGAACGGCGCCGCGAGCGCCTTGAGCGCCGGCAGGCCGCCGGACGTCGAGGCAGGGAAGAACTTGAAGTGCGTGAGGCCCAGATCGAGGCCGCGCATGATGTCTCCGGCCGAAGCGATGCCCGGCAGGAACGGAATGCCTGCGGAGACCGCCGCCTTGCCGAGATTGTCGGTAAGGCCCGGCGAGACGATGAATTCCGCGCCCGCGTCGATCGCGGCCTTCAGTTCATCGGGGTTCGTGACCGTGCCCGCGCCGACGATGGCGCCTTCGACGCCCTTCATGGCGTGGATCACGTCGAGCGCGGCAGGAGTGCGAAGCGTGACTTCGAGCACCTTGAGCCCGCCCTTCACGAGCGCACGGGCGATGGGGAGGGCGTGGTCAACGTCCTCGATGACCAGCACCGGGATGACCGGCGCGGTGCGCATG includes the following:
- a CDS encoding phosphoenolpyruvate carboxylase; the encoded protein is MKTVAKLKARLQKLHERTAETPLFNPVFQLSHDLSRMLESGGLDLDDLDGLVAELECEALQSRAVRLKRLVAPTAPEENLSRIDALNPEEAGFSEFRARWERPLLHAVFTAHPTFLLSPAQADAVATAALTDDPQASTVCTVPSSGPKITLEFEHVEVCNAIARAAAARDRINATLLAHARQRWPGRWLDFRPLPFRFATWVGYDMDGRTDIGWTTSIAFRLREKAQRLASYAASLRAIDEGHPLLVTLDAAQAYSSEMAELFSSPLDTPEALAAAANRLTADDPAKLLSLAPLIQSLEAEARTADGDAAIGLATLAAAMRADGLGVGWIHFRVNSSQLHNALRRRIDPDGTLDLGSKGALSRLRELLAEVKPLRVNFGALAIETSTAMRQFLVMAKVLQHIDADAPIRMLIAECEQPQTVLAALYFARLFGIEDKVDVSPLFETETALEHGGRFLEALLAEDAYRTYARRRGRVSIQTGFSDAGRFMGQLPAALAIERLQGRLAEAMKANGLTDVAALIFDTHGESMGRGAHPSGFADRLTWPLSRWARGRFARAGIAIEAEASFQGGDGYLFFRNDELALATLVRIAEAEAQIPANGEKDPFYDRTDLSLDFYRSIRRVQREHLESATYSRALTAFGLGLLKTTGSRVSRRQSDIGADRTMSLRQIRAIPHNAILQQIGYPVNVIAGAGTAAGKEMESIAELLGRSERGNQLVRLLRAANGIASIKTVAAHGELFNSAYWASRPYRGTETALENACLALAEYLTKDDRSGVFRRLTSRLRVDWMKLHRLLSLVPGQKAGRDPAQDADRRNIGLLQSLRLSLLMHMFIRAVQVPPFARSNDVSREDVLEMVLSLRVDDALAQLRRAYPVIEPEITDFAVDEETDYPDHRGEDYGAIRARFIDPIERAHALNIRIAVAIANYFGAHG
- the eda gene encoding bifunctional 4-hydroxy-2-oxoglutarate aldolase/2-dehydro-3-deoxy-phosphogluconate aldolase, coding for MKPIETIMRTAPVIPVLVIEDVDHALPIARALVKGGLKVLEVTLRTPAALDVIHAMKGVEGAIVGAGTVTNPDELKAAIDAGAEFIVSPGLTDNLGKAAVSAGIPFLPGIASAGDIMRGLDLGLTHFKFFPASTSGGLPALKALAAPFHQCRFCPTGGITAATAPEWLGFDPVLCVGGSWVVGKGKPDEAAIEAAAREASALGQ